The DNA segment GGGCCAGCTGCCCCAGTACAAAATGAGGCCCACACACCAACCACAGATGCCATGTGGCAGAAGCCAGCAGGAGTTGGCATCTCTCAGCCAGTGGATGGCAGCAACCCCCTGCGaatgaagggtgagggagagccGCCATCCCACCGAGCCACCATAAACATTGGTAAGAACATCAGCATCTCCCTGCCCCGGGAGCTGGTGGGCCAGAGGGAGAAGCTCAAGGACATCATCAATCAGGAGCTGGTCCGAGCCCTGCTGATGAACGAGGCCAAGAAGGGCCGTGCTCCCGACGGCGGCCAgccctccaccagcacctccaccaggAAGACCCTCTACTTCCCTGCCAagatggaggatgaggaggtggtaACTGTGGGTCAGGAATTCTGCCAGGAAGACAATGGCATGGTGATGGATGAAGATGACCAgtactgtgaggaggaggacccCCTGGCCTCTGACCCACTCTCAGGCACACCTCACTCTGGAGGAAGCCCTGTTGGATCACTTGGCAACTCCAATGTCTCCTCTCCAGGCAGCAGCATCACTGTTGAACCCACCCTGAATGGAAGCTTCATCACCCCTGATGGCATGACCACCTACCGTACTGAGGGGCCCATGGATGTGGTTTTCAATGAGCGGAACCACTGCGGCCAGCCCTCGGCTGGACCTGGGCCCTCCCTTGTTGTGGCCCACAGTAATGAAGGCTGCGAGAGGGGCGGTGCCAGACAACATTTCCTGGTGAGTAGTGGGCACGAGGTGGGGGAAGAGGTCTGTCAAGGGAGGCCAGACAAGCGGAGTGATGCAGCTGAACCAGAAACTTTGCCAAACGGCAGCATCTCTGGAAATCAGGGTGAGTTAGGTCAGGCTGCAGCAACTCCAATCACCACATCAGCTGTGAGCCATCCTGTGAAGAGGGATCAggctggagagggagaggaacagccCATGAGTTTCTTGGCAGCAGAGCGGACCCTCAACAGTCTGCTAGGGGCGGCAGGTCTGCAGGAAATGGTGTATGTGGAGGAGCAGGTGCTTGGGGCTGTTGAGGAAGTCTTCTCTGGAGGTCCTTCTGTCTCCACTGCCACAGCCATACCAAGTGCAAGTTCTTCAGACACCAGTGACCAGAAGGCACTGCAGCGGCGGCTGGGCCACTCCTATGCTTCAGGCATTGGGGATCCTCTGTCACAGCTGCCAGCAACCTCCTACAGGGACAACACTCAGGACAAGGAGCAGCAGGATGTCAAGTGTAAATATGAAGTGTGTGGTGTGCAGAGCCAGCCGGCCTCCAGCGTGGGCCAGATGGCGGCGGCATCCGCGGCATACGAGTCACAACACAAGGATGGCACTCAGGGCAAGAAGCACGAGGTGAAGTGCAAGTATGAGGTGGGTGGTTCTTCTGGCCAGTTGAGCTCCAGCGTGGATCATGTGGCCACAGGAACAGCTGCAGGGTACGAGTCACACgccagccaccaccagcagcagcaccagcatcagCAGGGTACTTTAGACCTGGCCAGCAGCCACTCCATCAGCAGCAAGGAGGAGATAATGATGCAGGaggagatggatgaggaggaggaggagctggtggaTGACCCCAGCTTGGTGGTGGACAGCCTGGCTGGGGGCACCATCTTCCCAGATGACCAGATGTTTGAACGGGAGATGGGCGGCCAGCAGGGCGAGGAGGTGATGTCACTCAAGGCATCGGAGACCCTAgctgacagtgacagtgaacgTGCCACTCCACACGAGGAACTCTCAGAAGTAAGGCCACTGCTCTATATTTCATTTCTCCTGCATTAtgatttttatcttgttacttTTTTGCCTGATTACTGGCAcctctgaactttttttttcttcccttttgtttccctaaaaaaaaaaaaaaagaaaatcccttGGTCTTTAGCACATTGTAACTCTGGTGGAAAACAGGAGTGTAATTGTTCTTCACCTGTACAGCTGATGTTCTATGACCGGAGCTGCATGTTTGCGGGGGAGCCCGGGCCAGCCAACCTGTCCCCCCGCACCTATCCTGCCATGGACTCCTCAGCCTACCACTCCCTTGCTCCAGCCATGATCTCTCCCATGGACTCTTCTGTGCAGGTGaggctgattctctctctctctctctctctctctctctctctctctctctctctctctctctctctctctctctctctctctctctctctctctctctctctctctctctctctctctctctctctctctctctctctctctctctctctctctctctctctctctctctctctcttatactcaAAGCTTAGTAattcaaaggaaaagaaagttgatgtatattttcttatttaacagtaatattatcaacaaatattgatttatttctAATTACTGGGATTTCTTAGAACATGGTCATCATATATTGATTGTGTGGCACATTCTTGGAAATTTGCTTAATTGGGGGTtagaattaataacaaaaatggGACCATATGCTGCTGACTgagaattaacaaaaaataggaATGTATTCTGTTGGATAGATTTTTACCTTGTGATACTTAATAATCCCTAAAAATATTACATAATAAAGCTTGTTATAAACAACTTATCCTCCTGGTCTCCTACCTGCCCAGGTGAGAGACTccaggatgaaaagaaagattagGAAAGTAGCAAatataatagtaacagtaatgattgggattttataattattatgtgCATGGCCTAATCAGttgttaccatcaccaccacagaaaTTGGTGCTCCAGAGTTAGGCACATGGCAGGTACACTTGTCTTGGTCAGCTATTCCTCAGTTATGGTAGCAGTTTGTTTTCATGAAATCTGATCAAGGTTAATGGGACTTTATGGACTTATTGGAGCAACAGAAGCATCATTGAGGATGTTACTGAACTGTCCAGTGTGTTTCATTTACAAATGTTGGGTGTACTTTTGAGTTTGCTCAGTCATGATTTGTGTTGTTGGGGGACCAAGTGTGCCTTGATAGCAAGAGGAATGACCAATTGGCCACTTTGGTCATACACACAGATGGAGCGTACAGACTCAGGAACTCTGCCCAGCCTGGGGGAGGGCAGCTCAgggagtggagtggtggagCTCACCTCAGAGACCACCATGCACATCACCTCCGACCAGTGCTGCACTGTCATGCCGGCTGAGGGCATGGTCATCAGTCAGCTGTTCCCCGTGCCCTACAGTGAGGCAGCCACCACTCCAGTATCATCTGCCACAGCAACGGCAACCAGCAGCAAGGTGTCATTCTCCGGTGTGATAGAGGACTCAAAGCTGGATAGCAAGGTAAGGCACTATGTTCCTTTGAGTTCCTTCTTGCCAAATGTAAAACAGAAAGGCCAAATGTCTCATAGCTGGGTATAATTTAGGATTGgtaggaggaaggggtgaaggagacATGTCATTCATTACAAGTAGGCCACAAAAGAAAGATGTGAGATGAAGCATAGCTGATGTGAGTGCTCTGACTGTGTCTTTCTCTTGCTAGATCACATTGTTGGAGAgcagttgcagcagcagcagcagtagcagcagcagcagcagcagcagtagcagcagcagtagcagcggcaACATCAACAGTGGCTTCACCCGGCAGCCCTCTCCAGTCCCATCCACCTCTGGGCTGCAGGGGCTGTCCAGCCAGAAGTCtgtgaaggaggatgaagactaCGAGCTTGAATATGAGTCTGACTGTTACGGAGACAGTGACTCTGACTCCGGGGTGGCCAACCGCAGCCCTCTGGACCTGGACCACTGGAAGTGCGTTGTGTGCAACAAGATGTTCAAAAGCCTGAAAGAGAAGCTGCTACATGCCGGGCAGCACTCCCCTTGTGCTGAAGCCATGGAGAAGTCTGGTGCAATCCGCAGCGCCACAGAGGCCAAGTCCCTGCAGGATGATGTCAATCGGGATGCcgtggaggaggcggcggctcTGGTCGTCCTtaagtgcaaggaagagatgactGCTCTCCAGGAGGAGACTCGCTCCATGCTGGAATCCTTCGTTTCAAATGGAGAGTACAAATGTCCTGAGTGCACCCTGTGCTTCCCCTCGGCAGAGATGCTGTTTGAGCACCGCAAGGCAGTTT comes from the Scylla paramamosain isolate STU-SP2022 chromosome 28, ASM3559412v1, whole genome shotgun sequence genome and includes:
- the LOC135114881 gene encoding uncharacterized protein LOC135114881; its protein translation is MTGEEGGGGSGVSVSAMCLVCGTNQANLTQHLSLHTKEEIIRAVTHGRPLPELATRRPGPGRPRKIAIPPTPLATVAPLSLRPPTSQPQLLLTGSQAQQAPVTATMAPTPQVAPAPQPAASQPVRLSSIGPLIQPPRNAMPLTPNSVQPNTPAPAGNYLLIGNNMFPAGSVISNNLQLGSSGVSYIIPSSGGLVLAATAPPTSQTLLVQPPSTAPPPPMQVKQPPPAAPPMATLPGGIYNGVTCRPPRPMQSDGPLCMFEGPAAPVQNEAHTPTTDAMWQKPAGVGISQPVDGSNPLRMKGEGEPPSHRATINIGKNISISLPRELVGQREKLKDIINQELVRALLMNEAKKGRAPDGGQPSTSTSTRKTLYFPAKMEDEEVVTVGQEFCQEDNGMVMDEDDQYCEEEDPLASDPLSGTPHSGGSPVGSLGNSNVSSPGSSITVEPTLNGSFITPDGMTTYRTEGPMDVVFNERNHCGQPSAGPGPSLVVAHSNEGCERGGARQHFLVSSGHEVGEEVCQGRPDKRSDAAEPETLPNGSISGNQGELGQAAATPITTSAVSHPVKRDQAGEGEEQPMSFLAAERTLNSLLGAAGLQEMVYVEEQVLGAVEEVFSGGPSVSTATAIPSASSSDTSDQKALQRRLGHSYASGIGDPLSQLPATSYRDNTQDKEQQDVKCKYEVCGVQSQPASSVGQMAAASAAYESQHKDGTQGKKHEVKCKYEVGGSSGQLSSSVDHVATGTAAGYESHASHHQQQHQHQQGTLDLASSHSISSKEEIMMQEEMDEEEEELVDDPSLVVDSLAGGTIFPDDQMFEREMGGQQGEEVMSLKASETLADSDSERATPHEELSELMFYDRSCMFAGEPGPANLSPRTYPAMDSSAYHSLAPAMISPMDSSVQMERTDSGTLPSLGEGSSGSGVVELTSETTMHITSDQCCTVMPAEGMVISQLFPVPYSEAATTPVSSATATATSSKVSFSGVIEDSKLDSKITLLESSCSSSSSSSSSSSSSSSSSSSGNINSGFTRQPSPVPSTSGLQGLSSQKSVKEDEDYELEYESDCYGDSDSDSGVANRSPLDLDHWKCVVCNKMFKSLKEKLLHAGQHSPCAEAMEKSGAIRSATEAKSLQDDVNRDAVEEAAALVVLKCKEEMTALQEETRSMLESFVSNGEYKCPECTLCFPSAEMLFEHRKAVFKSRVTCQVCHMVFKKRHAKIKHMKTHTVDDLKCLICNRTYPNRYSWSQHQLFHMGLVLFECKECGRRFQRKSELEVHMRTHTGERPYSCASCKSAFTTRQALKRHLVTHMDGQEVDCDVCHKTYKNIVCLNKHRLKAHSKNKGKAKVRRDYMCSTCNEVFPSSKKLAWHRETHERWPKKCQHCGECFVHQSSLTKHIRHKHDPHHQTPDGKTENNATCPVCRKVFKKSSLVLHLRTHTGVKPFQCNICNRSFAVKCNLEAHKWVHMGVRDRPHKCRLCERSFHRQKDLDAHIRSHKNIRPFTCNECGKSFIHKNNLQLHVREHSGEKQHKCMFCGKAFFRKYNLDNHVRIHTGETPYECTICRKDFTQKSNYNVHMKAFHIERHAVHEEL